The following nucleotide sequence is from Macaca fascicularis isolate 582-1 chromosome 15, T2T-MFA8v1.1.
cgtcgacctcccaaagtgctgggattacaggtgtgggccactgcgcccagcctagaactAATAATTTTTTGTCACTGATTTCTGTAACCTAGGAATACATTCTTTTCCTCAATGAAAATTGACTAAAGGGCTTAACACTTCCCCTCTACAACTAATGTCTAATATCAAAGaatcaaaactttatttttttaatatggtcCTTTGTAAATTTAACTGATGACTTTCAGATCTGGTGATCTTAACCAAGGAACAAAATGACCTTACATACATGTTTATCTCCAAACTGAACTTACATCTACTTTCATCTAAAGATAAttatgaattttttcatttttttaaattacagtttcCAAAGAAGGTTAAATAAACCAGAGTTAAAACTTGTGAGAACACAGAACATCTGCATTTCttgcaactctttttttttttttgcgatggagtctcactctgtcacccaggctggaatacagtagcacaatcttggctcactctaacctctgagtagctaggaccagaggcaccaccacgcccagttatttttttgtattttttggtagagacagggtttcaccatgttgcccaggctggtctcaaactcctgagctcaagcaatctgcctgcctcggcctcccaaagtgctgggattacaggcatgagccaccacacccagcctgcaatTCTGTAACTTTTAATGCACGTCAACTAAAGCAAAATGAACAAGCTGTCTTAGCCAGTTTCATAGCCAcataaaattttggaaagaaaTGATTTTACTTCCAAATATTAGGAAGTAAAGACTAAGACGACTTCATACGATAACATAATTCACCCCACAACAGCACCCTAAGAAAGACACGGTTTTGCAGATTCAGCTGCTTCAccttcttaaaaaagaaaacctttaaacGTTTAACCTACTTAAAAGAACAAGCTTTTCAAATAGTTTAGGAGCTAACTGGTATGCTGTaactaaataacattttttttttttttgagatggagtctcactctgttgcccaggccagagtgcagtggtacaatcttggctcactgcaacttctgcctccctggttcaagcgattctcctgcctcagcctcccgagtggctaggattacatgcgcacaccaccatgctcagctattttttttgtattttgagacaggatttcaccatgttggtgaggctggtctcgaactcctgacctcaagtgatctgcctgccctggcctcccaaagtgctgggattacaagtgtgagccaccacaccggccctaaataacattttttattttatttatgaacaGGATAAATATATAGGTATACTTGGTAAAATATCGGGCAATTCACAGTAAGTTAAATTACGTAAATATAATTCAGACCAAAACTTTAATTTCAGTGAAATCTATTTAGGACATCACATACAAAATGAAATGACTGTGAAACTAAAAAAAACTAATGTATCTCAGATTTCTTAAGAaggttttggctgggtgcagtggctgatgcctgtaatcccagcactctaagaggccaaggtgggcagattgcttgagttcaggagtttgagaccatgctggacaacatggcaaaaccccaacactatatgataaaaacaagaaaaaaacgccaggcgcggtggctcacgcctgtaatcccagcactctgggaggccgaggcgggtggatcacgaggtcaggagttcgagaccatcctggcttacacagtgaaaccctgtctctactaaaaatacaaaaaattagctgagtgtggtggtgagcacctgtagtcccagctactcgggaggctgaggcaggagaatggcgtgaacccgggaggcggagcttgcagtgagatgagatcacgctgctacactccaacctgggcgacagagcaagactccgtctcaaaaaaaaaacacaaaaaaaaaacccacaaaagttTCACTGTGCTCTATTCTTATATTTAACATCATAGCCAATTAATTTTACCCTGAATCTAAAACAGTGTCATTATGATAATGAGACTGCTAATCACTTTAACACCACGGCTACGTAGCTGATCACCTCAAAGTAATTTTTGTAGGTGACAACTGTAGCataaagcatttattaaaatGCCCAGAAGTTTAGAGGCATTACAATAATTCGatttaatttaaaagcaaaataaaagtaacTTTCTATAGATGTCAGTTATTATGCAGAAGATCTTGTGctcaattattttgaaatgaagtcaTCTCAACAAAATTTCCACCTCTtactctgtttatttatttatttatttattttagtttctgtggCTAGGTTTACAGGATTGGAAGAAAACTTGGGGCGGGCCAAATTTTAGTTAGTGCAAACATGCATATCCTTCCAATGCAGTTTAACATTCTTAAAACTTTTCCAGAATTAGTCAATTAAAGTATTTGAAGTTCATCCTctaaaaagagaaattacagGTTAAAAACCCACTGTCTCACTACCAAATAGAGTCCTACTTCCAATAAAAGTAAGATCTTTACTAATTGTTTAACTGTTGGATTTCAGAAATGTGAGCAGACTTCTGTGATCCCTCGTTATAATACACCTGATTTTAACTTGGCCAGGTGGATGACAGTGAAAATCACAGCAGAGTGACTACTCACCTCATAATTCTCCTTGATCCAGAGCTCTCGTTTAAGAAAAGTTTCTTTCTGATGATCTTCTAGACTATCAAATTGAGACTTTGACATCTTCATAGATTTACGTATAATGTAcaatctctcttcctctccataTTCTTTGCCTTTGATGTTAAAATTATAGATCCACCGGCAATACCAAACTATGTATGAGCATAGGTGAAATGGAGCTAAGATAATTTGAAACAGGAGAAGATCACAGATTTGGGGTTTCTGATAGCCCCCCTTTATATCTATTTTACTTTTGATAATGTTCTTTATGATGTTCTCCTCCTCGTCACGAATTTCCTCTTTGgactttttgtttttgcctttttctttggcttttttgAGCAGTCCCTGCTGCTTGGCAATCTCTGTAGCCTGGATACGGTACTTGGGCACTGTGGCTAGGTAGCTGATTGCTTTATTGTAGCTATTCCACCAGCTGAAAAACTAGAATAATTAACAGAGAACAATGAGTCATTTTCATTACCCAATCTAAGTTAAAGGAATGATAGAGTCTCGGTGAATACTATCTCCCAAGAAACCATTACAGTTAAAACTAGGGATCTCAAAGATACTACTTTGTAAGTAAAAGATACAACTGAACGAAGCCCATGCATACACAGGATCTCAAGGCTGGATAAGTAAGGTAAACTCTGAGCTGAGCCAAAAATCACTGATGCAGTCAGGAGATGCCCAAGATCAAAGGATGATCAATGTGTCATACCACACCTGTGGTTTCATATCTTTACCGTTTGGCTCTTCCCTagatcacttaaaaaaatttttttctttttttttttttttaaacagtaaccTACTTACTAGAAAAAGAGTTAAATGGCAAAATCTAGCTGGTGAGGAATTTGTTTAAAAACCTCATAGGGCATAGACTCAGGCAACTATATTCATTCCCATCTCTTTTCCTAAGCCATCTGCATATATCACAGTGGCACTCATCCTATTCTGAGAGATTCAAATATGGTTGAACTCTACCTATTTGGATAGGAAAACATTAACTTACTTCATAACTGTATTCAACTACAAAGGGTTTGTCAGAAAATGCCCTGCTTCTCACATAGTACCTCCATAAATTTCAGCTCCTGTTTAACTGAATGAATATAGCAGATATACAGATAATACCCTGCAATAGTAGCAATctattaagaatatattttagccgggcgcggtggctcacgcctgtaatcccagcactttgggaggccgagacgggcggatcacgaggtcaggagatcgagaccatcctggctaacatggtgaaaccccgtctctactaaaaaatacaaaaaactagccgggcgcggtggtgggcgcctgtagtcccagctactcgggaggctgaggcaggagaatggcgtgaacccgggaggcggagcttgcagtgagctgagatctggccactgcactccagcctgggcgacagagcgagtctccgtctaaaaaaaaaaaaaaaaaaaaaaaaaaaaaaaaaaaaaaagaatatattttaaagttactaCAGTATTACATTGTTtaaaacaagaaagtaaaattatcccTGCTCTCCCCTTTGAAAGGGTAAATCGTTCTACAAATGCTGACACATTTTAAATACACCACCTTAGTTTCCAATTCATAAAAATTGAATGTCGGCCaagtgcaggggctcacgcctgtaatcccagcactttgagaggctgcagtaagtggactgcttgagcccaggagctcaagaccagcctgggcaacatggcaaaaccgtgtctctactaaaaaaaatacaaaaattaggcaggtgtagtggcacatgcctgtagtcccagctattcgggaggctgaggttggaggatcacctgagcccaagaagtagaggctacagtgagccacgatcactccactgcactccagtctgggtgacagagtgagaccccatctcttaaaaaaaaaaaaaaaaaaaaacacacacacactgaatatCATGTCGTTTCTGGGAATCAAACTGGAGAAGTAATTTTCAAACAAGCAAATTGCTTCATTCTAGTCATCTGACTTGCTCATTTCCTCTAAAGGAGCATGTGATAGGTGTGGCTAGTTTAATAACAGGGAAAACTTATTTTAGGCAGAAGTTAAATTTTTGTGATACTTTACAACATAAAAAGCTtctggctgggcgtagtggctcacgcctgtaactctagcactttgggaggccaaggcaggcggatcacaaggtcaggagttcgagaccatcctggccaacatggtgaaaccccgtctctactaaaatacaaaaagctggccgggtgtggtggtgcgtgcctgtagtcccagctactcaggaggttgaggcaggagaatggcatgaacctgggagacgcaggttgcagtgagccgagatcgcgccactgcactccagcctgggcgacagagtgagactctggtctcaaaacaaaaacaaaacaaaaaaaagttcctATGTCTCTTTAATCTATTTCAGTGGTTTCAACCTGAGCAGAAGCACCCTTAAAGGGGCACACAGAAACGCGTGGACATTTCTGGTTGTTACAATAATGATGGCAAGCACTACTGGCATTTGGTGACTGGAGCCGGGACTTGTTAGGCCAGACTAAGGAATTCAGATTTCTCCCACGTTTAATGGGAAGTCATTGAAAAGTCCTACAAAGGTAAATGATATGAATTAGCTGACGTTCACTCTGGCTACTATGTAGAAAATACTCCAGAGGGAGCAATGAAAAAGGCTCTGGATTTTTGAGGGGTTGTTTTGTAGTAATAATGACATTCTTCAACAATTTCTTAGATTTGCCACTAACAAAGATTCTAATACTGCCAATGAATAAAACAGATCTCAACTAGaagtaaaattttacaaaaagataCTCGCAGTTAGGCTTTAATGACTAGCACTAGGCAATGTGCACTAAATGCACATAAATATAGATACAAATATCCACGGATACATACCTGAAACACTGAAATAGCACACACACTGACCAAAATCACGACTCTAACATCCACCTTAGGGGCCAAGCGCCTGCTATAGTAGTGGTAGTAATGGCTGTAGTACTCTTCTGGATGATCCAGCATGTAATCATAATCTTTTCGTGTTTCCTCATCCTGTAAAATGACAAGATATCCAACTTCACAGGACAGTCCATTAAATGGCCTTAGTTTATAATCTGTTAAATCAAATACagaattttataattatgtaaggTTAATCTgagtaaaaatactgaaattgtCAAAATCAAAAAATTTCCCATTACTCTTCAAAGCCATGTAAATTTCCAAAACTTCAATATTAGATATAAAAgcataacaaaaatatttgtctAAGTTCTTCAGTATTGTTAGTCctcctggaaaaataaaaacaatgaaccTTTCAATCTTTTTAGCTAATGCTCGGTGCTAATAAAAGCCTGTTCACAACTACTCTTAAcaactgttgattttttttaaaagcttatttctTGTAAATATTCACAATCATGTCCCAGCCTTGTATAGATAGTTTTCTGCTAAAAGCAATGATTAAGACAGCAAAAAGTCGGTAAAGCCAGTCTGTGCCTACAAAACTGAATTATGTCCATCTCAAAGAAACACTTGAGACACCCATGCAGTCCAACGGTCAAAGTCTAGCTTTGTGACCTCAGATAAAAtatttagcctctctgagcctccttcTTCTTCATTTACAAAAAGAGGTGACAATCCCTGCTGTATTATTTTTACAtggttgttgtgaagatcaaataaCAAACATTATACAAAAACATGTTACAAACATGTAGTACTTCATCACTATAATGTGCCGTCCAGCCCAGGTCACAAATGAGGTAACATATAGATCTTTCTTACTGATACAAACTCCTTGAAAGAATTATAGCATTCCAAAATGCTGCTCTGTATGTTCacagataaaacatttaaaaaaaattctctgattCTAATCAATTTCCAACAGAGATAAATGCCAATGTTGTACTGAGCTAGGCAGGTTGCAGAGTTATTAAACCAGGTCATGATTTGCTCTTTATCTCACAGGAAACCTATTACATTTTCCAACTtgccccatttcaaaaaaaaaaaaaaagataaaaactattataaaatcaaaacaaattatttaatctctataCATGAGTATAATAAAAACcattacaaaaacaaaagtctgttttgccaggtgtggtgactcatgcctgtaatcccagcactttgggagaccaaggtgggaggactgcttgagcccaggagtttgagatcagcctgggcagcatagtgagacctcgtctttacaaaaaattttaaaaactgtatttgcgcagggcatggtggcatgtgcttgtagtcccagcttcccaGGATGTTCCCCAGGTGGgaaatcacttaagcctgggagcaaggctgcaatgagccatgatcacgccatcacactccagtctgggctaagAGAGCAaggagcaagaccctgcctccaaaaaaaaaaaaaaaaaaaaagtctttttttatcTTAGAGGAATGAATtcttcaacatttattaagttgtAGCTTCCTAGCTAAAAGCATTTCAAAATCTAAACTTGGTGCCTTGCTACTGTACACAGATTCTCTGGGGTCTGTTCAGGACCACTTTCTGAGTCCTCCAACATGTAGTTTTTTAGATTTAAAGTAAGAAATTTGCTAATAACAAAATCTTCCTTGTATCCATTAAAATCATTATGTATTTTCTATTAagaattttgggccaggcacaggcgttcacgcctgtaatcccagcactttgggaggtcaaggcaggcaggtaacttgaggtcaggagtttgagaccagcctggccaacatggcaaaatcccatttctactgaaaacacaaaaattagccggtcatagTGGcctgcacttgtaatcccagctactcgggaggctaaggcaggagaatggcgtaaacccgggaggcgaagcttgcagtgagccgagattgtaccactgcactccagcctgggcaacagagcaagactccgtttcaaaaaataaaataaaataaaataaaataaaataaaataaaataaaataaaaattttgaatttgtGTGAGATCATTCTCAGTAAGTTCTCCTACAGTCATTACATTCAAAAAATTTCTTACCTCTTACCagtatatgaaattatataaacTAGTAGCTAGCTtaattagatataaata
It contains:
- the DNAJC25 gene encoding dnaJ homolog subfamily C member 25 isoform X2; protein product: MLDHPEEYYSHYYHYYSRRLAPKVDVRVVILVSVCAISVFQFFSWWNSYNKAISYLATVPKYRIQATEIAKQQGLLKKAKEKGKNKKSKEEIRDEEENIIKNIIKSKIDIKGGYQKPQICDLLLFQIILAPFHLCSYIVWYCRWIYNFNIKGKEYGEEERLYIIRKSMKMSKSQFDSLEDHQKETFLKRELWIKENYEVYKQEQEEELKKKLANDPRWKRYRRWMKNEGPGRLTFVDD
- the DNAJC25 gene encoding dnaJ homolog subfamily C member 25 isoform X1; translation: MGAPLLSPGGAAGAAGRRSYVLLAPFLLTLLLVRPSGALVEGLYCGTRDCYEVLGVSRSAGKAEIARAYRQLARRYHPDRYRPEPADEGPGRTPQSAEEAFLLVATAYETLKDEETRKDYDYMLDHPEEYYSHYYHYYSRRLAPKVDVRVVILVSVCAISVFQFFSWWNSYNKAISYLATVPKYRIQATEIAKQQGLLKKAKEKGKNKKSKEEIRDEEENIIKNIIKSKIDIKGGYQKPQICDLLLFQIILAPFHLCSYIVWYCRWIYNFNIKGKEYGEEERLYIIRKSMKMSKSQFDSLEDHQKETFLKRELWIKENYEVYKQEQEEELKKKLANDPRWKRYRRWMKNEGPGRLTFVDD